A stretch of the Candidatus Binatus sp. genome encodes the following:
- a CDS encoding ATP-binding protein — MTKTARITLFAITLALLFLVFYVTTGRAFPSSEQSVVLFAALLMLSFVTLFLEHFFTRPTDVLASTIAILLLLAPLSSQLSKLGHWYWIFFGYNLLLLLTSLTALFLLDADKSSLALQNRVSAVLKRFSIFFGNGRWLFCALFLLTLFFYVDSQSRQFLVLAVYAAAIVLIDPKSFVLQSWMSTRGSGLEIGEIIGVQSRNIFLAKLYKERVPVQRFDLAEFRYSMADGRRVFKGMIVDNFLLDEQEWIKILATEDILRALVSQPQSKIGATNVVFKIQGRDTPEFLGRFVGVVTERSIIMKVRFDYAGRVTVAEGSLLQAQVSGNQVLYQITQGLTKIEALEQKNEAGLIVGEAVQLGVWDPERLLFEKYGWVPEINTPLFLAPETPPFLPAPGERQVGAIPGTNYPVLLNLHQAVTHHTAILGVTGSGKSVFCRNLLRQIISEGIKVICVDFTNEYRSKLPDLAPESVVPFNQQPELFAAIDTLATELEKFKNQQRPEVVEKNTEILKTRFYEAVRQFMQSDRSIALFELPDVSNTTGILEYTKWFFSGLFQVARQDANFGKQVCVVLEEAHTVIPEWNFIGVEDRKAQSLVNSISQIALQGRKYNVGFIVVAQRTANVSKTVLTQCNTVVAFQQFDRTSSDFLLNYMGTEMVAALPSLRFRQAIAVGKAFRSGVPVIFEVPEILAGCGKMPNSHEFFCADELGSLLG; from the coding sequence GTGACCAAGACCGCCCGGATCACCCTTTTCGCAATCACCCTCGCCCTTCTATTCCTGGTTTTTTATGTCACCACGGGTCGCGCGTTTCCGTCGTCAGAGCAGTCGGTCGTCCTCTTCGCGGCGCTGCTCATGCTCTCATTCGTCACGCTCTTCCTTGAGCATTTTTTCACTAGGCCGACGGACGTCCTAGCATCGACAATTGCGATCTTGCTCCTTCTGGCGCCGCTCTCGTCACAGCTGTCGAAGCTCGGCCACTGGTACTGGATCTTCTTCGGCTATAATCTACTCCTCCTCTTAACTTCGCTTACCGCGCTTTTTTTGCTGGATGCCGACAAGTCCTCCTTGGCTCTGCAGAACCGGGTATCGGCGGTCTTGAAGAGATTTTCGATCTTCTTCGGCAACGGGCGCTGGCTTTTCTGCGCGCTGTTCCTCCTGACACTCTTCTTTTACGTCGACAGTCAATCGCGGCAGTTCCTCGTGCTAGCAGTCTATGCCGCTGCGATCGTCCTTATCGATCCTAAAAGCTTCGTGCTGCAATCGTGGATGTCGACGCGGGGATCTGGCCTCGAAATAGGAGAGATAATCGGCGTCCAATCACGTAACATCTTCCTCGCCAAGCTCTATAAAGAACGCGTTCCCGTTCAGCGATTCGACCTTGCCGAGTTTCGCTACTCCATGGCCGACGGGCGGCGTGTATTCAAGGGGATGATAGTCGACAACTTTCTTCTGGACGAACAGGAGTGGATCAAAATCCTTGCCACCGAGGATATCTTGCGAGCGCTCGTCTCCCAACCTCAGAGTAAGATTGGTGCTACGAACGTCGTATTCAAGATCCAGGGCCGAGACACTCCTGAGTTCCTTGGGCGCTTTGTCGGCGTGGTGACCGAACGCTCGATCATCATGAAGGTCCGGTTCGACTACGCAGGCCGCGTAACCGTTGCGGAAGGAAGCCTGCTTCAAGCGCAGGTTTCCGGCAATCAAGTCCTGTATCAGATCACGCAAGGCCTAACAAAGATCGAAGCGTTGGAACAGAAGAACGAAGCGGGCTTAATCGTCGGAGAAGCCGTCCAGCTTGGTGTATGGGATCCCGAGCGACTTCTGTTCGAGAAATATGGATGGGTTCCCGAGATCAATACGCCCCTGTTCTTGGCACCCGAAACACCTCCCTTCCTTCCCGCGCCGGGTGAGCGACAAGTCGGAGCAATTCCAGGGACGAACTATCCTGTGTTGTTGAACCTCCATCAGGCCGTGACGCACCATACGGCTATTTTAGGGGTGACTGGATCTGGGAAGTCCGTTTTCTGCCGAAACCTGCTTCGACAGATAATTAGCGAGGGTATCAAAGTCATCTGCGTGGACTTCACGAATGAGTATCGGAGCAAGTTACCGGACCTCGCACCTGAAAGCGTAGTCCCGTTTAATCAGCAGCCTGAGCTTTTTGCTGCGATCGACACGCTTGCAACCGAACTCGAAAAATTCAAAAACCAGCAGAGACCAGAAGTAGTCGAAAAAAACACTGAAATTCTGAAAACCCGCTTCTACGAGGCGGTGCGCCAGTTCATGCAATCGGACAGATCGATCGCGCTGTTTGAACTGCCGGACGTCTCAAATACCACAGGAATCCTGGAATACACGAAATGGTTCTTCAGCGGCTTGTTCCAGGTTGCTCGGCAAGATGCCAACTTCGGCAAGCAGGTGTGTGTGGTTCTGGAAGAAGCACACACCGTCATTCCGGAATGGAACTTCATCGGAGTGGAAGATAGAAAGGCTCAGTCGCTAGTGAACAGCATCAGCCAGATCGCGCTCCAAGGCCGGAAGTACAACGTTGGCTTTATTGTGGTCGCACAGAGAACCGCCAACGTATCGAAGACGGTGCTGACTCAGTGCAACACCGTCGTTGCGTTCCAGCAGTTCGACAGGACAAGCTCGGACTTTCTTTTGAACTACATGGGAACCGAGATGGTG
- a CDS encoding choice-of-anchor Q domain-containing protein, translating into MEIPGKSMSGKAGSHPLTTESKCPVTHIGSGFDPFDGDPYDFYTMARREEPIFYNPQLGYWVVTRNAGGNCAITSGGTSSTGYDISDDNTCSFGSPVGANSKTLGDKVNPLLSASGLQNNGGPTKTIGLQSISPAIDAIPTGSANCPGADQRGAPRPDSEDGVGGACDIGAFEYGTFLVPTPTPTATPTQTRTSTPTLTVTKTPTPTITQIKTPTPTLTQTKTPTPTLTQTKTPTPTLTQTKTPTPTLTQTKTPTPTATPGPTVTIDVKACIDGRDLLIIQGSTLQWQHLDHTAVGLVTCGSSGNATVVTTTLDGVTVLNNSSWTPNWPDGTSSGAFSSVFSGLSPALPSSGSLGVALTPVAARGSLTISQLPSPANGETTIVDFNDDGPGAAAGYEALLTFQVNGSAPTTARLKQTQPGHRYLPQHAFRPQRQQ; encoded by the coding sequence ATGGAAATTCCAGGTAAGAGCATGAGCGGAAAAGCAGGCAGTCATCCGTTAACGACCGAGTCGAAGTGTCCGGTCACTCACATTGGCAGCGGTTTCGACCCGTTCGACGGCGACCCGTACGACTTCTATACCATGGCCCGGCGCGAAGAACCGATCTTTTACAATCCTCAGCTCGGTTATTGGGTGGTGACGCGCAACGCGGGCGGGAACTGCGCGATAACTTCTGGCGGAACGTCGAGTACCGGCTATGACATTTCTGACGACAACACATGCAGTTTCGGCAGTCCTGTCGGCGCCAATAGTAAAACCTTGGGAGACAAGGTCAATCCGCTGTTAAGCGCAAGTGGTCTGCAGAACAACGGCGGACCTACCAAGACCATAGGGCTTCAATCGATCAGTCCCGCTATTGACGCGATCCCGACCGGGAGTGCCAATTGTCCCGGCGCCGACCAGCGAGGGGCGCCGCGTCCAGATTCCGAGGATGGGGTCGGCGGTGCCTGTGACATAGGCGCGTTCGAGTACGGCACCTTCCTGGTCCCAACGCCAACGCCGACGGCTACGCCGACTCAAACCAGGACCTCGACACCGACGCTGACCGTGACCAAGACACCGACGCCGACAATTACTCAGATCAAAACGCCGACTCCAACGCTCACTCAGACCAAGACGCCGACGCCAACGCTCACTCAGACCAAAACGCCGACTCCAACGCTCACTCAGACCAAGACTCCGACACCGACACTCACCCAGACCAAAACGCCGACGCCGACGGCCACTCCCGGCCCGACGGTCACTATCGACGTGAAGGCGTGTATCGACGGTCGTGATCTCCTGATAATTCAAGGCAGTACGCTCCAGTGGCAGCACCTGGACCATACGGCTGTCGGCCTTGTGACCTGCGGCAGCAGCGGCAACGCCACCGTCGTGACGACTACCCTCGACGGGGTCACCGTCCTGAATAATTCCAGCTGGACCCCGAACTGGCCGGACGGAACCAGTTCCGGAGCGTTCTCCTCTGTGTTCTCGGGTCTAAGCCCGGCACTTCCTTCATCCGGGTCGCTAGGCGTTGCCCTCACCCCAGTCGCGGCGCGCGGCAGTCTTACGATTTCGCAGCTCCCAAGTCCGGCTAACGGCGAGACGACGATCGTCGACTTCAACGACGACGGTCCGGGCGCTGCTGCCGGGTATGAGGCGCTCCTGACGTTTCAGGTGAATGGCAGTGCACCGACCACGGCACGGCTAAAGCAAACGCAACCAGGGCATCGATACCTGCCGCAACATGCATTCCGACCGCAACGGCAACAGTGA